The Triticum dicoccoides isolate Atlit2015 ecotype Zavitan unplaced genomic scaffold, WEW_v2.0 scaffold131875, whole genome shotgun sequence genomic sequence CAGCAGCCTGTCGAACTTCTTCTGCATAGCTTGTGCAGCTGTTGTCATCCTAGGCAGAACCTGCAGTTTCTTGCAGTTCACTTACTCCAACTTCAACGGAAGCAACAGGGGTGATTTCGGCTTCAGCCCTGGCTCAGCAATCTCCAACAACTCCCTGCAGATCACGCCGAACGCCGGCAACATGACCCACCGGTCGGGGAGAGTGGTGTACGCCAAGGAGACCCTCAAGTTGTGGAACAGCAAGCGCACCACGCTCGCCTCCTTCAGGACAGATTTCATGCTCAGCATCCTCCCGCAGAACGGGACTGGAGAAGGTATGGCCTTTCTGCTCACCAATAATCCAACGTTGCCCAGCAACAGCAGCGGCCAGTGGCTGGGCGCGTGCAACAACCAGACAGATGGCGCGAAGACGAACCGAGTAGTAGCCGTGGAATTCGACATGAGGAAGAGCAACGAAGATGACCTTGATGGCAACCATGTCGACATCGACATCAACAGCATCAAATCTTTTCGGCAATACCCGCTTAATAATCTCTCCATCTTCCTCTCAACTGGGTCAGATGTATGGGTCAGTATCAGGTATCACGGCACGTTACAGTTGCTTCAAATATTTCTGGTCCAGTATAGCATCCGTGGGCGGCATCTTTTCCAGGGAGATACGTACATTGATCTGTCACAAGTTCTGCAGGACGACGTATATCTGGGGTTCGCATGTTCCATGGGCGACACCACACAACTGAACCAGATAAAGTCCTGGAACTTCACCACAGTAGACATCGATGTCAAAGTTAGAAGAGGGCATTGCAGAAAGGTGCTTTTGGCTCTCGTTACATTGCTTGTGTTTTCTATATGTTTGTTTGCTGGGCTGTTCATGTGGAGAAGGCTGACGCGGCGGAGAAGGCTCGCATACCGCAACCTGGAGAAGATGATTGACGCTaaggatgaaaatggagtggaaacttttCGTTTTTCCGGAGGAAAAATGGAAACGAAGAGGAAATATGAAAACGAAAACGGAAATTTGCAAAACAGAAGTGAAAATGAATTTTTTTATGCGGAAAACGAAACAAAAACGGAACGGTATTTTCCGGtgaaacatgcatggaaatggaactttccgtttccgtgaatatggaatttctgtttttactatagacctatagtttttttttgaaagaaagttcgagcTTTGTTCATTAGAAATAATCATTACATCGTTTATGAGGATTGAT encodes the following:
- the LOC119343538 gene encoding probable L-type lectin-domain containing receptor kinase S.5, with protein sequence SLSNFFCIACAAVVILGRTCSFLQFTYSNFNGSNRGDFGFSPGSAISNNSLQITPNAGNMTHRSGRVVYAKETLKLWNSKRTTLASFRTDFMLSILPQNGTGEGMAFLLTNNPTLPSNSSGQWLGACNNQTDGAKTNRVVAVEFDMRKSNEDDLDGNHVDIDINSIKSFRQYPLNNLSIFLSTGSDVWVSIRYHGTLQLLQIFLVQYSIRGRHLFQGDTYIDLSQVLQDDVYLGFACSMGDTTQLNQIKSWNFTTVDIDVKVRRGHCRKVLLALVTLLVFSICLFAGLFMWRRLTRRRRLAYRNLEKMIDAHGPVKFKLRELRRATTNFSPTRKLGRGGFGTVYLGYVDGMNSEVAVKRVSTDKQEDTNRGEKEFVAEVNTISKLPHRNLVKLIGWCHKKGDLLLVYEYFPMGSLDKLLYARERTALLSSRMTTQKLTWERRYRIICGVASALDYLHH